The nucleotide sequence GCGGAGCATCCGGGGATGCTCGGTGTTTTTCGCCACGTGGACGGCGCGCGGACGGTGTGCGGGGCGCCGTGGGACGGGGTCCGCGACCCCGCGCGCCGTCGTCGGGCCGCTCTCCGTGCCGGGTAACGACTCTGTTTCCGGCATTAATTTTCGCGAACGAAGGGTTGGCCCGAACGGGGGTCGTGGCTATCGTTCACGGACTTCACCCAATCGTTCGACTGAACGAGTAAGGGAAGGGTGCCCCCGTTCATGTCCCCGTTCCAGACCGAGACCTCGCACCGAACAGCCCCCGCCGCGGCCGGGCTGCCACGGAGGTCGCTGCTCACCACCGCGGCGGCGATCGGCGGTGCGCTCGGCGGCTCCGCCCTGCTGAGCGGCTGCTCAGGAGCCGCCTCCGCGTCCCCGACGAGGGCGGTGCCCACCCACGGCCCGGCCGGGCGGCCCGACCGCGGCGGCACCCTGCGCATCGCCCGGCCACCCGCCTCCGACGCCGAGACCCTCGACCCCGCGAGCGCGCTCTCCGCGTACGAGTACCTCGGCGCGCTCTACAACCGGCTCGTCCGGATCGGGCCCGACGGCACCGTCGCCCCCGACCTCGCCGAATCCTGGGAGCCCGACGCCAAGGCGACCACGTGGACCTTCCGGCTGCGCCGCGGCGTCACCTTCCACGACGGCCGCGCGTTCACCTCCGCCGACGCCGCCTACACCCTGCGCCACATCCTCGACACCGCGACCGCCTCCCCGCAGGCCCCCGTGCTGTCCCCGCTGGTCGACCCGAAGCGGCTGCGCACCCCGGACGCCCACACCCTGGTCGTCCCGCTGAAGAGCCCGCACGCCGAGTTCCCCAGCCTGCTCACCCACTACAACTGCTACGTCGTCCCGGACGGCAGCGCCCGCTCCATCGGCCGCACCGGCATCGGCACCGGCCCGTTCCGGCTCGAATCCTTCGCCGCCGCCGGGCCCGGCCGGGTCACCGCCTACCCGGACCACTGGGCCGGGCGCCCGGTCCTGGACGCCATCGACTTCTACTCCGTCGCCGATATGCAGGCCCGCTCCAACGCCCTGCTCGCCGGACAGGTCGATCTGCTCTCCCAGACCAACCTCGACTTCGCCACCGCCCGGGTCATCGCCGCCTCCGACCGCGCCACCATCGCCCGCGCCGAGAACGCCCAGTGGTACGTGCTGCCGATGCTCACCACCGAGAAGCCCTTCACCGATGTGCGGGTGCGGCAGGCGATGAAGCTCGCCTACGACCCCGAGCACATCCTGAAGGCCGCCCTCCAGGGCGCGGGCACGGCCGGCTGGGACAACCCCGTCCCGCCGAACGACCCCACCCACACCGCCGCCCACCCCGCCCACGACCCCGAGCAGGCCCGCCATCTGCTGAAGAAGGCCGGGCACGAGCGGCTGGCGGTGGACCTCTACACCTCCTCGTACGACCCGATCTTCACGCCCATGGCGCTCGCCTACCAGGAGTCGGCCGGGCGCGCCGGCATCCGGATCCGGGTCAAGACCGCGGCCGCCGACTCGTACTACACCCAGATCTGGATGAAGAAGCCGCTGATGGCCACCTACTGGTACACCGGGCGCCCCGTCGACCAGCTCCTCAACCAGGTCTTCCGCGGCGGCTCCTCGTACAACGAGACCGCCTGGTCCGACAAGGAGTTCGACGCGCTGCTCGACCGGGCCCGCCGGGAGACCGACGCGGGCCGCAGGCGCGAGCTGTACGGGCAGGCGCAGACGCTGGTGATCGAGCGGGGCGGGGCCATCACCCCGATGTTCGCCGACCGGCTCGTCGGGATCTCCCGGAAGGTGCGCGGCTACGCGGAGCACGGCTTCGAGTTCGACTACCTCCGCATCGGCCTGAAGGGGGCATGAGGCGCATGCTCACCTTCCTCGTCCGCCGCGTGGTCTCCGCGCTGGGCACCCTGCTGCTCTCCTCGGTCCTGGTCTTCCTGGCCGTCCAGGCGCTGCCCGGCGATGTCGCCACACAGGTGCTCGGCAGGGACGCCACCCCCGACGCGGTCGCCGCGCTGCGCAAGCAGATGGGGCTCGACCAGCCCGCGTGGGAGCGCTACGGCCACTGGATCAGCGGCGCCCTGCACGGCGACTTCGGCACCTCGCTGGTCACCACCAAACCGGTGGGCGGCGAGGTCGCCCAGTACCTCGGCAACTCCGCCCTCATCGCCGTCGTCACCATCCTCTTCGCGGTCACCGGCTCCCTCGTCCTCGGCATCGTCGCCGGGCTCTACCGCGACCGCTGGCCCGACCACCTGATCTCCACGGTCAGCCTGGTCGGGATGAGCGTCCCCGAATTCGTCGTGGCCACCGTGCTGGTGCTCGCCTTCTCCGTCACCGTGCCGGTGCTTCCCGCCGTGGTGCTGTACGGACCGGGCGCCGGCACCGGGCAGCTCCTCCCGGCGGTCTGGCTGCCCGCCGCCTCGCTCGCGATCGTCATGGCCGCGTACATCGTGCGGATGGCCCGTACCTCGGTGATCGACGTCATGGCGAGCGAATACGTCACCACCGCCCGGCTCAAGGGCCTGTCCACCTGGCGGGTGGTCACCCGGCACGCGCTGCCCAGTGCCCTGCTGCCCACCCTCCACGTCATCGCGCTCAATGTGGCCTGGCTGGTCGGCGGCGTCGCCGTGGTCGAGAACGTCTTCAACTACCCCGGCATCGGCAAGCTGATGCTCTCCTCCGTCCAGAACCGCGACCTGCCCGTCATCCAGGCCATCGCCCTCATCAGCGCCGTCGTCTACGTCCTGTGCAACCTCGCCGCCGACCTCGGCTCCATGGCCCTCAACCCCAAGCTCCGCACCCGAGGAGGGAGGATCCGATGAGCTCGCTGGAAGATCCGATGAACTCCCTGAAGGCACCCGCACCCGCACCCGCACCCGCACCCGCACCCGCACCCGCACCCGCGGGCGCGGCCGCCACCGCACCGCCCGCGCCCGTCCGGCCCGGTGTCGCCGCCCGCACCTGGCGCGCCGTGCGCTCCTCCCGCCCCACCGCCATCGGGCTCGCGATCGTCGCCGTCCACCTCGTGGTCGCGCTGCTCGCCCCGCTGCTCACCCCCTACCACCCCACCACCGGCGACGCCTCGCACGCGCTGCTCGGGCCCGGCGCCGACCACTGGGCGGGCACCGACAGCTACGGGCGCGATGTGCTGACCCGGGTGCTGTACGGCGGGCGGTACGCGCTCGGCGTCTCCGTCACCGCGACCGTCCTCACCGTCGCCCTCGGCGCCGTCCTCGGCTGCGCGGCCGCCCTGCGCGGCGGCTGGCTGGACGATCTGCTCATGCGCGTCCTGGACGCGGTGCTGTCCATCCCCGCGATCCTCGTCCTGCTGGTGATCGTCACCGCGCTGGGCACCGGATCCGCGGTCATCGTGCTGGCCATCGCCGTCGTCTGCGTCCCCCAGGTGGTACGGGTCGTGCGCGGCGCCGCGCTCGCCGTCGTCCCCCAGGACTACGTCACCGCGGCGCGCGCCCGCGGCGAGAGCACCTGGGCGATCCTGCGGCGCGAGGTGCTGCCCAACATCACCGACGTGGTGTGCGTCGAGTTCGCGATGCGCGCCTCCTGGGTGGTGCTGCTGATCTCCTCGCTGTCCTTCCTGGGCTTCGGCGCCGACCCGCCCACCCCCGACTGGGGGCTGATGGTCTCGGAGAACCGCACCGCCATCACCGTCGTCCCGATGGCCAGCCTCGCGCCGATCATCGCCCTGGCCACGCTGGTGGTCGGGCTCAACCTCGCGGCCGACGGCCTGTCCAAGGCGTGGGGCGTGGACCGGATCCGGGAGGGCTCCTGATGACGGCTGTCACGTCGGCGGACGCGAATGTTCCGGCGGAGACGACGCCCATCGTCTCGGTGGACGCGTTGTCCGTGGCCTACCGTTCGGGCGGGTCGGGCGGGCGCGAGGTGCCCGTCGTGGACGAGGTGTCGCTGGAGGTCGGCCCCGGCCGGACGCTGGCCCTGGTCGGCGAGTCGGGCAGCGGCAAGTCGACGGTCGCCGCGACGCTTCTGGGGCATCTGCGGCACGGATCGCGGCTGACCGGCGGACGGGTCGCCGTCGAGGGCAAGGACGTCTTCGCGCTCTCCGCACGGGAGTTGCGGCGGCTGCGCGGCGGTACGGTCGCGATGGTCTCCCAGAACGCGGGCCACGCCCTGACGCCGAGCATGCGCATCGGACGGCAGATCGCGGAGGCGGGCGGCGAGGTGCCCGTCACGGACCTCCTGGAGCAGGTCAGGCTGCCGCACCCCCGCGAACTCGCCCGCCGCTATCCGCATGAGCTCTCCGGCGGACAGCAGCAGCGCGTGGCCATCGCCATGGCCATCGCGGCCCGCCCCAAGGTGCTCGTCCTGGACGAGCCCACCACCGGCCTCGACGTGATCACCCAGCGCGGGGTGCTGGACCTGGTCGGCACCCTGCGCGAGGAACTCGGCCTCGCCGCCGTCCTGGTCAGCCACGACCTCGGCGTGGTCGCGCACATGGCCGACGAGGTGTGCGTGCTGCGCGCCGGGCGGGTCGTCGAGGCCGCCCCCACCCGGCGGCTCTTCGCCGCCCCCGCCGACCCGTACACCCGCCGCCTGCTGGCCAGCGTCCCGCGCGTCGCGGACGCCGGGCTGGCGCTGGTGGGTGAGGACGGCACGCGCGAGATCCGGCCCAGGGCCGAGGTGCCCGCGGACGCGGCCGAGGCGCTGGACGTACGGGAAGTGACGATCGACTACGGCACCAGCCGCGCCGTGGACGGGGTCTCCTTCAACGTACGGAGGGGGGAGGTGCTGGCCCTGGTCGGCGAGTCGGGGAGCGGCAAGTCGACGATCGCGTGGTCGCTGGCGGGACTGCGGGGGGCGTCGGGCGGGACGATGCGGGCTACGTCGGGCGATGCGGCGGCCGGTGCGTCCGGCGGTGCGTCCGGCAGTGTGTCCGGCGGTGACCTGGGCGCCCCCGCGCGGCGGCGCCCGCTCGCCCTGCGCCGCACCGTGCAGCTCGTCTTCCAGAACGCCGACACCTCGCTCAATCCGCGGCGTTCGGTGGGCGATGCGATACGGCGGCCCCTGCGCTTCTTCGGCTCGGCGGGGTCGCGGGGCGAGGCGGCCTCGCGGGCCCGGAAGCTGATCGCCGACGTCCGCCTCGACCCCGACTTCGCCGACCGGCTGCCCGCGCAACTGTCGGGCGGCCAGCGCCAGCGGATCGGCATCGCGCGGGCACTGGCCGGAGAGCCGGAAGTGCTGATCGCCGACGAGATCACGACGGCGCTGGACGTGTCCGTACAGGCCGATGTGTTGCGGCTGCTGGACGATCTGCGCCGCGAGCGGGACTTGGCGTGCCTGTTCATCAGCCACGACCTGGCGGTGGTGCGGGGGATCGCGGACCGGGTGGTGGTGCTGCGGCACGGGGTGGTGGTGGAGGAGGGGCCCACGGATGCGGTGTTCGAGGGGCCGGGGCATCCGTATACGCGGGCGCTGATGGCGGCGGCGCTGGAGCCGGATCCGGAGGCGGCGGGGGAGGGAGCGGCGGCTTCGGCGGAGGAGTGGGCGGACGCCGCCGAGCCGGGGGCGATCTGGGACGAGTTGGGCGGGGGCCACCGGGTGCGCAGGTGGCGGCCGGCGGATGGCTAGCCCCCACCCCGCCCCTTCCCGATACCGGGGCCGGCCCCGGCCCCCGCGGGGGGTGCCCCCTGAGGCATCGCCGCCGGGTGCGGGCCGGTGGGCGGGTTGTGCCCACCCGTTCCGCCCCGCGGAACGATTGCCCACAACCGGGCGGGATCCGGGCCGCCGCAGGCGCGCCCGAGGGGCGGCCGGGGCTGTGTCCTGGGCTTGGCCGGGTTGTGCGCGGGGCGCGGGCTGGGGCTGTGCCCCTGGGCCTTGCCGGGGCTGCATCACTGCCCCGGACCTGTGTCCAGAGCCTCGCTGGGCGGGGCCTTCAGCCTCCGAGCGAGCTGCGCGCGGCGCAGTTCAAGCCCCTCCGGCGATTGAGGAGCGGGATCCGGGGCGGAGCCCCGGTATCGGGAAGGGGCGGGGTGGGGGCTTGCCCGCCGCAGGCGCACCCGACCCGCAGGCGCACCCGACCCGCAGGCCCACCCGACCCTGAGACAACCCACCCCCGACCCGCAGACAACCCACCACGTAAGGACAGGCGTGAAGTACCGCGAGACGTTCGACCGCGAGGTGCGCGTCGAGGACGTATGGATCCCCACCCGGGACGGGAAAACGCGGCTGCACGCACGCATCTGGCGCCCGGCGGATGCCGAGACCGCCCCCGTCCCCGCCCTCCTCGAATACCTCCCGTACCGCAAGAGCGATTGGACCGCACCCCGCGACGCCCAGCGCCACCCCTGGTACGCCGGGCACGGCTACGCCTCCGTACGAGTCGATCTGCGCGGCAGCGGCGACTCCGAGGGCGTGATGCTCGACGAGTACACCGCGACCGAGCTCGCCGACGGCGTCGACGTCGTCAACTGGCTCGCGGAGCAGCCCTGGTGCACCGGCAAGGTGGGGATGTTCGGGATCTCCTGGGGCGGGTTCAACTCCCTCCAGATCGCCGCCCTGCGCCCCGAGCCGCTGAAGGCGATCGTCACCGTCTGCTCCACCGACGACCGTTACGACAACGACGTCCACTACACCGGCGGCGCCGTCCTCGGCATCGACATGCTCGCCTGGGCCGGGACGATGCTGGCGTTCACCGCCCGCCCCCCGCACCCCACCTCCGTCGGCGAGGACCGCTGGCTGCCCATGTGGCGGGAGCGGCTCGACGCGCTCGAGCCGTATCTGCACACCTGGCTCGCCCACCAGGAGCGGGACGACTACTGGCGGCACGGCAGCGTCTGCGAGGACTACGGCGCGATCGAGGCCGCCGTGCTCGCGGTCGGCGGCTGGGCCGATCCGTACCGGGACACCGTGCTGCGCCTGCTGGAACACCTCGACGCGCCCGTGCGCGGGCTCATCGGCCCCTGGTCACATCAGTACCCGGACCGGGGACTGCCGCCGGGCCCGGCGATCGGCTTCCTGCAGGAAACCCTGCGCTGGTGGGACCACTGGCTCAAGGACGAGCCGACCGGCGTGCTGGACGAGCCGCCGCTGCGCGCCTGGATCAACGCCCCCGTACCGCCCGCCACCTCGTACGACACCATGCCCGGCCGCTGGGTCGGCGAGGACGCCTGGCCGTCGCCGTCCGTCGCCTGGGACGAACGCCCCCTCGGCGGCCCCGCCGACGAGCCGGTGATCGTACGCTCGCCGCTGCACACCGGGCTGGACGCGGGCCGCTTCTTCCCGTTCGGCAACGCCACCGATCTGCCGCCCGACCAGCGCGCGGAGGACGGCCGCTCGGTCTGCTTCGACTCGGCGCCGCTGACCGGAAGGGTCGAGATCCTGGGCCGTCCCCGCGTACGGCTACGCCTCGACAGCGCCACCCCGCGCGCCCATGTCATCGCCCGGGTCTGCGATGTGGCGCCCGACGGCTCGTCCACCCTGGTCACCCGTGGGGTGCTCAACCTCCTGTCGAGGAAGGGGCGGGACAAGGCCGTGGAGTGGCGGCCAGGGCGCGAAGAGGACGTGGAGTTCGAGCTGAACGCCACCGGCTACGCCTTCCCGCCCGGCCACCGCATCAGGGTCGCCGTCTCCGACGCGTACTGGCCGTGGGTCTGGCCGCACGGCGAGCGCGGCCGGCTGACCGTACGGCCCGGGGACAGCGCCCTGCTGCTGCCCGTACGGGATCCGGGCGCCGACGCGGGCCGCCCGTCCATCGTCTTCGAGGAGCCCGAGCAGGCCGCGCCGCTCGCCGTGACCGTCGACCCGCCCGCTGAACCACGCCCCGAGCGGACCGTCACCCACGACGTGGCGACGGGCGAGTGGGTGCTGGACGTGGACCCCAACTACGGCGGCTCCCGCACCTATCCCGACGGTCTGCGCTACGAGGAGAGCGCCCGCGAGATCTACCGCATCCGCTCCGACGATCCGCTGTCGGCCGTGGCAAGCTCTCGGTGGACCATCCGGCTGCGACGCGGGGCCTGGGACACGGAGGTCATCACCGCCGTGGAACTGCGTGCCACGGCGGAGGAATTCATCATGGACAGCAGCATCGAGGCACGGGCGAACGGAGAGACAGTGGCCACGCGCGCATGGCACCACACCACGCCGAGGACATCCGCGTGACGTCCGCCTCCGGACGCCGCCCCGCGCGCCGCGCCGTCGACGCCTCGCGCCGCACCCGGCAGCCCACCGAGGTGCGCCGCCGCCTCATCGTGGAGGCCGCCGTTCCGCTCATCGCGGAGCGCGGCACCAAGGGGGTCGGGGTGCGCGAGGTGGCGGCCGCGGCCGAGGTCTCGGTCGGCACGGTCACGTACCACTTCGAGAGCGTGCAGGAAGTCCTCTCCGAGGCGATGGTGCTGCACATAGAGCGCTACTACGCCGCGCTGAGCGAGGCCGCGGCGACGGCCACCAGCGGCGCGCAGGGGCTGCGGCTGCTCATCGACGCGCTCTTCACGGACGACACGGACCAGCACTGGCGGATGTGGTTCGACTACTGGAACGCGGGCGAACGCGACCAGTCCTTCGCCCGTGGCCAGGCCGAGCGCTACGAGGCATGGCACGGCGAGATCCGGTCCCTGGTCCAACGGGGCCGGGACGAGGGCGACTTCGTATGTGACGACCCGGCCGACTTCGCCCTCCGCTTCTCCGCCCTGGCCGACGGCCTGGCCCTGCGCCGCCTGCGCCAGGCCCCCGCCCTGACCGTGGCGGACGCCCGCCGTCACCTGCGCCGCTTCGTGGCGGCGGAGCTGGAGGGCTGAACGGGAAGTGCCCCGCCCCTCCGGGCACCGGCACCGGCACCGGTGCCGGTGCCGGTGCCCGGAGGGGCGGGGACAGGGCGCCTCAGGACAGGGCGCCTCAGGTCACCCGGCGCAGAGGATCAGGCTGATGCCGGCGCCTCTGGGCACGGTGTTCGGGCTGTGGGGGGAGACCTCGACGACCGTGCCCGGCTTGCCGTTCCTGCCGCAGTCCACCTCGCCGACCTTGCCGAGCTCGAGCTGCGACTTCAGCAGCAGCTGCTTGGCGAACTCCAGGCTGAGCCCCCCGAAGTCGAGCTTGTACTTGCTGTCCTCCAGCGCGACGTAGGCGGCTTCGGGGTCGGCGGTCACGGTGCCGGTGGCGGCGGGCCTCGGGGTGTTGGAAGCGCCGTTGATGGAGGCCAGGGCGGTGCCGCCGCCGACCACCACGAGGGCGGTGGCGATGCCCGCTATGGCCGTGGCCCGCTTACGACGGGCCTTGCGCACAATGCCTGCCGTGTCGAAGTCCGGCGCCTCGGCCGCGTTCACAAAGTCGTTCATGGCGTTCACCAATTCCTCTTCGAAGGGCGTAGAACCGGTGCAGCCGGGAGGCCGCGAACCATACGAGGTCATCGGGTTCCTTCCGTGAGCTGCCGCGGTGAAGGGCCAGAAAGCGCGGGGAACTGGCTTCTGAGCTTGTCCATGCCACGGGCGAGCTGGGACCGCACGGTGCTGGGTGAGATGCCCAGGTCCGCCGCGATCTCGGCATCGGACAGGTCGTGGAAGTACCGCAGCACCACGACCGTGCGCATGCGCATCGGCAGACACTGAAGGGCGCGGACCAACTGGTCCCTGCTGTCGATACGCCCGTACTCGTCCCCAGCAACCGCCCGCTCGCCGCTGTCCTGATGCGGAACCATGCGGCGGAACCTCCGCCACCGGTCGTTGGCCAGGTTCACCATGATCCGCCGGACGTAGGCGTCGGGAGCATCCTTGGCGGCGATCGTGCGCCACTTGCGGCAGGCCCGCTCCAGCGTCTCCTGGACCAGGTCCTCCGCCGCCTCACGGTTCCCCGTCAAGACAAGGGCGCCGCGGAACAACGCGGCCGACCGCGTCGCGACAAAACCATGGAAGTCCATCTCCGCCGAACCGGCCTCGGCGAGGCCGGTTCTCAGCTTCCACTCACTTGCCAGATCCACACGTCCTCCCTTCCTGTCACCCCTCCTTGACGGGGAGGCCCGCTCGTCTGCTGCATGGCCACGATGAGAGCTGGGTCACAGGCCGAGGTGTAGGGATCCCTAACGACGCGGTGGTCCTGGCGAACCAGGCCGTGGTCGCTGGGTGGGCTGGCGCCGAGCGGCCTCAGTACTTCTGTCGGCCGCCCGGGTAACGGATCGGCTTACGGCATTCCGGCGCGTTTTCAGGTGCAGGCTCGTCGCCGAGCGCGTAACACAGGGCGGCGTGCAACTGCTCCGCTTCCACCACCGTCAGCACCAGCGATGCCAGGGATGCGCGACCGGGGCGGCGAACGTGAAGCGGCAGTTCAAACAGACCGTCTTTCCTTGGGCGCAGACCGTGTCCCGGTGCGGGACCGACTTGCCAGCCGTCTGACGCGTTACTCATTCCGGTCCCTCGTTCGTCCGAGTCGATCCGTGGCGCTCGCACCCCTCGGGCACCGGCAGACGCCCGCCGCGGCTCTCTGCGATCCGAAGCGCGTCTCGCAACGCCTCCATCAGGCGGTTCGAGAGGTAACGGAGCTCTCGGGCGTTCGCCTTTCGGTCGCGGAGCAGCAGGTGGGCGTGGCCGATGAGTTCGGCGCCCATCTGCAGCTGGACCGCTTCCATCTCGTCAGCCAGCCGCGACAGATACCCCTCGCCGTCCGCGTCCGGCACCAGGTAGCACGGCTTCCCGCCGGGGCCGGGCCAGGGCAGCAGTCGCGGTTGCGCACTCACCTGACCACCACCATCCCGTGCGGCGCGCACAACAGCTCGACCCGAGGCACGTCCTGCCGGCGCCCGTGCACCACCGGGTACGGCCGGACCAGCCGCACCTGCCGTAACACTCTCGACAGCGATCCGAGGATCCTGCCGATGCGGTTCGTCATGTCGACCTGCTTCCTTAGGGTCAGGTTGGCCATGCCCCGGGGCACCACGCGTGCCGCCGGGGCCTTCTCTTCGGGACGGTCAGGGGCGTGCGTCCGCGTCACAGCCGCCGAGGCACTGGAGGCGTGAGGGCGGGAGCTGTCAGCCCGTCCCGTCCCGGAGACGGCAACTCCCGCCGTGGAAATGTTGGGGCTATGGGACGTCCTGTTGAAGGCCATTGAGAGGACAGATAAAGGACTTATTCGGGACTCAGTGGCGGGAGTTGAGTGGCGTGGGGTCCTCAAACCGGCCTTCCGGGGCTACGGTGGGCTCAGTTGACCCACCCCGTACATAGCCGTGAGGAGGTCCAGTGCCCAGGCCAGTAGGAAACGCGCGGTTGAAGGCCGCCCGACAGGCGGCGGGATACGCCTCTCAGGAAGCCTTCGCCGAGGCGATCCGTCACACCGCTCCTCAGCTCGGCATAAGGTCGTTGCAGATCAGCGTGCGCCAGGTCCGCCGCTGGGAGTCGGCGAATCCGCCATGGCCGCAGCCTGATGTTCAGCGTGTGCTTGCGCACCTGCTGGGCCAGCCCATCGGCGAACTGGGATTCACCGCGCCGTGGGGCAGGTCCGGTTCTGCACCGGAGGGCCCCAATCGGCGGCCCGTCACCGCGTCAGGCGCTCCCGCGATCGGCCCCGCCCCCGGGCCGCTTCCCATCTCGAGCGATGCCACGCAACCGGTCACCGCAGGCACCGATTTCGCCACGATCACCGCCGCTCACCGACGCCTGTACTGGTCCGTGCAGCCGTCCCAACTCCACGCCAGCGTGGTGGAACACACCCGACTGGGCACAGCACTCATCGGCGAGACAACCGGCCGCTGCCGTACCACCCTTGCCGCCGCGCTCGCCGAGTCCTACCTGCTGGCCGGGCGGATCGACTTCTTCGACCTCCAACAGCCCCAGGCCGCGGGAAACGCGTTTGTGCGTGGTCTCCAGGCCGCGGGGGAGGCCGACGACTCGCTACTCGGAGCGGCGATCCTGGCTCATACCGCATTCATCCCCGGATGGGCGGGACAGCGAGAAGACGCCGAAGAGCGAATGTCCGCCGCCCGTGCCTACGCCCGGAGGGGCAATGCCCCCGCGCTGATGCTCGCTTGGCTTGACGCAGTCGAGGCCGAGTGCATGACGCGTTGCAGCGATACCCGTACGGCGCTGCGCCTGATAGCCCACGCCGAGCACGTGTTGGCCCACGACGAGGCAGACGAGCCCTGCCCGGTATGGATGGACTGGTTCACCCCGGTCCGCCTCGCCGCTTTCAAGGGCAACACGCAGCTGATCGCCGGACACACAGCCCAGGCCCGGACGACGCTGCTCGAAGTCCTGGGCAACCTGCCTGCCCACGACGGCAAACAGCGGACGATCATCCTCGGCGACCTGGCGGCCGTGGAGGCGGCGGCAGATAAGCCGGAAGAAGCCTGCCGATGGGCCAATGAAGCACTCGACCAGCTCGGCGCGACCTGGTACGCCGTCGGCATGGACCGGATCCGTGACGTACGCAAGC is from Streptomyces hygroscopicus and encodes:
- a CDS encoding helix-turn-helix domain protein: MPRPVGNARLKAARQAAGYASQEAFAEAIRHTAPQLGIRSLQISVRQVRRWESANPPWPQPDVQRVLAHLLGQPIGELGFTAPWGRSGSAPEGPNRRPVTASGAPAIGPAPGPLPISSDATQPVTAGTDFATITAAHRRLYWSVQPSQLHASVVEHTRLGTALIGETTGRCRTTLAAALAESYLLAGRIDFFDLQQPQAAGNAFVRGLQAAGEADDSLLGAAILAHTAFIPGWAGQREDAEERMSAARAYARRGNAPALMLAWLDAVEAECMTRCSDTRTALRLIAHAEHVLAHDEADEPCPVWMDWFTPVRLAAFKGNTQLIAGHTAQARTTLLEVLGNLPAHDGKQRTIILGDLAAVEAAADKPEEACRWANEALDQLGATWYAVGMDRIRDVRKRLHAWRDEPYVRSLDDRMYGWGTTVSALQR